CCCCCAACGCCCCCACACTCGGGAGTAAAATCGCTTCGAGCGACAACCTGAAGCGCGCGCTGTTCGGCACAAACAGCCCCGGCCGACGGTTAAGCCACAAGCTGCGCTCGATCACGTCCGCCGACGATTACAAGCAGCTGTGCAGCAGTATGGCCGCCAATGGGGGCCGATCGCCCGAGGCGGCGCTACTTCGCGAGAGCCGCTCGCTCGATCCCTTTCCCGTGACGCTCGAGCCGCGCCGCAAACGGTTGGACGCGCTGACCAAGCGGGTGCCCCGGCTGGCGAAAACGATCGCCGCACCGTCCCGCACCGGCTCACAGTCATTCGTGCCAGTGCCGCCCGCCGTCTCCACCATCAGCCACGAATCGATCGCCGACAGCACGGTGCGGCTGGAGGACGATCAGCACCTGCAACGGTTGAGTGGGTCGGGCCATGGTAACGCCAAACCGCCCAACAGTCACGGCGAgacacagcaccaccaccatcaccaccaccaccaccaccacaagtatctgcacaacaacaactgcaACGGGTCGATCGGCAATGGGGCGGCGGAGGAGCAGGCGACTTGCCCGCTGCTGACGCGACAAACCTCACTCACCACGCCGCAGGAGCACGAGCACCACTGCCCGGGGCTGTACacgaacaacagcagcagcaagcggtGGTACTCGCTCGAGCACGTCGGCGTGCCGGACGAGGACAGCTGCAGCAAGAAGTCGCTCACGCGCAGCTCGCTCAAATCCTGGCTGGTTGGGTTCATCCACGGGAACGGCTTCAAGTCGAGCGACAGCTCCCTGCGCAAGGTGGGCGTCCTGCCGGTCGGTGTCGGCGGTGTGACCGGGTTCGGGGAGCTACAGCCAACGCCCGAGAAGgagagcatggtttgaggcgCGTTCCACTGCACTTCGATTCCATCCCGccagtgagaaagagagagaaagaaagagagagaaagagagaggggcACACACAAGTACGTTTTAGAAACTGGCttaccaaaacaaacagacgGGAGTGGGGCAATTTTACGGGGCAGTTACGTATCGTTAGAGcaaggagggggaggggatAAGGGAGGGGggttattttatgttttaaaagttttaattttgtttgtttgtgagtgtgtgtgtgtgtgcgagtaaGAGCgttttttgtaattaatttcCTCATGTATTTTGTAGCCTGATTGTAATCTGAGTGCCATTTgcgttttgcaaaacaaaacaaaaaagcgaaacaagtGTAATAAGCATAAAACAGACAGACctgtgctgtgtgcgtgtgagtgtgtgtgagtgtatggaAAGGAGGAACCCGTTTTAATTGTAAAAAAGgacgactgtgtgtgtgtgtgagaaggGATTATGGTAACTCACCCATGTGGACTTGTTCCACATTCTTGTTTGCTGTATTTTCCACttgaataatttaatgtgGCTTGCCCATGGCACACTGTGTGCTGAGCAGGGTGAGCAAAAACGTTCTCAGCTACGTGCGCCTGCCTCACGATTTCAATCTAGGCAGCACAGAATGGCAATGATTGAATAAACAAGGGGGGAAATGTGTAATGGGGAAGAGATTTCATAGAAGAAAACCCGTAAAAGGATGAATGGGGAAAGTTGTTTGTGTGAATACGTAAAAGAAAGAAGTGAAGAAGAGAGAATCGCTTattgaaaagcaaacaaaaggaagggaaaacaaaagagaaaaagagagaagagaaaggaacagagagagagagagagagagagagagaaaaacacaactaGGCTGTGAAAATAGAAGTTAATCAATTAAGAATGTTTGTCATTTGTCTTTCTGCCTCCGATTGTTTGGGGCGAGAGGCGGGCTGGTGTCCTGACTCCCTCTCTCCACTTCTTCGTTTCGGTGGCCATTtagggtatgtgtgtgtgtgtgtgtatgtacgggCGAATGAATGTGAAAAAAAGCATTCTCAGTGTTTGTATCCTTGCGGTGTGCTTTATAATTCGGTCGGAGGGACATTTAACGTAAAGCTGTGTCCAAAGTCCCCCCTAACCCTTCCCTAAAGAGAAGGTTAGGAAGTCAGGGTAGTGACATCATTCACTTTACCTGTGTAAGTTGAtgatattgttgttgttcttgttgtttgAGGTGAGAGTAATGCGCGAAAAAAGGCTATAGAAGCTGATTACCGCCATCGCCGATTACTCCTCTTGTACTCTGTACCCCCCATCCCCTCCCCACCCATAATCGGTATCTCTGTACGTGTATGTATGTGACTGAGTGTCTGTGTAagtgtatgtttgtatgtatgttgGTTGTTATTACCGCAGACCGTTCGCAACAATCGCACACCACAGCACAGCATagccgttcgttcgttcggtgttttatttttgtgcaaAATGTACTTTAAACAAACAGTGTAACAGTGTACGAAGATTTTTGgcataagaagaaaaagaagaagaggaaaaacacacgcacacacacacatacaacagcaaaacaaaataaaaggattgcgcacgcacacagtcaAACACACAGCGGGGCTAAACAATTGAACGTGAGCTTAAcggtatgtatgtatgtatgtatgtatgtatgtacgtgtatgtgtgattatttgtttacaatacttCTACTCGCTAGGTTAACCGTAGTGCAAAGTGCGCTCTGTGCGCCTAAAAGCATATCCCtctgtgtctgtatgtgtgtgtgtgattgcgaATGTATTTGTATCATAGCAACGGGTTTTTAACCATAAAGCGCACGATAAAGTTACCGTACAATTAGCGAAGCAGAATaatgtagtgtgtgtgtggcttttcAGCTCTTGTAATCAATTTTACAACGaaagtgcacacacaaaagagTGCAACAAAATGTATATGttatgaaggaaaaaaacaaaacaaagccacAACACACATATAGAGACCTGTAAATTGACGTTTGTAGCGATAATGATTGCCTTGTGCGGCATGAATCTCAGTACCGTCACACCTATCACTAACTGAAAAATGGACAAAAGTTCAGGCGTGCCTGTATGTgcggtgtgctgctgtgttatgtgtgtgtgtgtgtgtttgaaagaAATATGTGAAAATATATTTACAACTTTATGAACCATTaagagaagacaaaaaaatgaaatgaaaaacaaaacccatttCCGGAAAGGAATTGTTaagaatcaaacaaacaaaaaatgctgtgtgtgtgcgtgttatCTTAGAAAAGATGTTTGGAGAAGTTAAAAAGAATCACTGAATGTCGTATGTTAAGGCCCAcaaaacagcacacagcaaatgaagaaaaaaggaTAGAGAAGAAACAAATAGAGGAGAAAACACAAGTGAAATATTCAACCAAAACCGACCCGCCTATGGGACGAGCAGTGCAGAGCAGCAAAGAGGCAAAGCAAACGAAGCgtacatgtgtatgtgtgtggctgttagacacacacacacacacacacatgcacgcaagTTCATAAGTAGGAAgtcatttgtttatttcttttagtCTAAACATAACGGGTTTTAAAGCTATCAAATCATTCACTGTATAGAAAGCGTAGTGCGTATATAGAAGATAGATATGTATATGTaaagtgagaaagagagagagagataggaagagagaaaatacacacaaaactatGATGCACGTTAAACAAGTGCTCCCGGTATGGCGTGCTGGGGGGTAGTGTGATAAGAAGATAGAAAGCATTCTTTTCCAGCACAAACTCTACCCTGCCTAGATACTCGGGACAAAATAATGAGGAATGtatatttattgaaaataataaaaaaaaaaacaagatactACAAAACACAGAGTTACagaaggtggtggtggggttTTGTTGAGAAACATTCGAAATTGTTTATGGAGAGTGGGAGCCACAAAtatagcgaaaaaaaaaagatatatcACTTAAAGTTCACTCATCGTTTTTTCCTAGCAAAAACAGATTGATATTGAATACGCTACTGTGCTTCCTACCTGCCTTACTATCAGCTCCCGTAATGCATGATGCATTGCCGGCCATATATCATCATCCTGCTCATCATCACACACCGCTAGCCATAATTCATTATGGCCGTGGAATTATTCAGTGGCTACACCTACCGTTCGATTAATGGCtacatccaccaccaccagattGGAGCAGTAATCGCACCGCAATACAAATATCGGTGGTTTTGTTGCGGTATATAAgcaattgtttgatttttttcttatttaacactttaaaataatttagagtgatttccatccattttaaTTACACATTGCAGTAGGACATATAATTTCCTCacattatttcaaaaaatGCTATCCTAGTACAGTAATAAATTCCAATAATTcatcaaataataataattattaaggACATTTGCAGGCTCCttcgatggaggcgcctggtcaTTTTTGAATGGAGGCGCCCAGTATCTGTTCTGTATCtgaatggagacgcatggtgctTGGTAGTAGTTTGCCATTTTTACTAAtgaaactattaatttaaacgtATTGCTTTAACCTTTTAATGACAAAAAATTCGCTCTTAATGTGGAATTGAAATTATTGCAATATATTGTATTTAAGAGGAAAGGCATGAAGTTTAATGGGCACCAAAAGTTCCCCTTAACTAACTACTTTTGTTAAatatcatctttcatattAAATCCCTACCACATAATCTACATTTTGCTcattacaaacacacaagccaTACCCCCAAACGACCCTCTGGTTCTTGGTTGTTTATGCGACCATTTACTGCTACACCAGCACCCGACACCCGACATAGCTTGAATTGTTTATCCAAAACCAACAGGCAACACGCTCTAATACGCTTTCACCTTCGAACCCTTCGAGCGATGggggaggggagagagagagagcaaaatcAATTGCCCGCTTATCGGATGAGATATTGAAACACCCGCCCATCGCCCGTCTCCGTGATTGGGAATCGTGGCTGCCCATCGGTAAACGTCCCTAAAATTCCAACCCAAAGCGGGGAATGAGTCCCTGAACGAAGTGGGGCACGATAGTTATTACACTTCGATACCGATACCGAGTGGTGGTTTGCCTATCGCCCAACGGTCTGGCTATCGATAGGCCCCCGGTACGGATTCACTCTACAGACCTTCTACTAACCGAGCAACAGACGACCCACCCGGCCGACCGAACGCTCGGCTGTTACGTGCAGAAATTGAACGTGAGTGTGCATGCATTTAATGCAGTATTGCTCTTGGCAGACCGAGCTGAAGTGCAGTTCCCTGGGGTGTGGTAGGAAAATAGCACCATCTGACGCGAAGCAAAATCGATAATTGACTTTGCGGGGCACGGAGAGATTGTAAAACCCCGGTTGTTTGCTTCTCCAAAGTAAGTGCCGTGTGCCACCCAGTGCTTGATGCAGTCCATTGCGAACAGGGTCGGTTATGTGATTGAGTGGTTGCGTTTTTCCATTGAGTTTCCAttttaaaagtaaaagtaGAGGAGAAAAAGCTGAAAGCTCCATCACTTAAAACCGTTCAATGTATCAGCTAATCGTGGAAGTGATCGCCAAGCTTAACGTCTTGATCAATTACACCGACGAATATCCGTCGGTAACGTCCTCGCAGTCGCATCTTCATCCTCCAACTCTAATCGTTCTCTCCCCCGTTCTCCCATTCTCCCATTCCAGATGGACTTTACCGTGTACGACTATCCGCGTGAGATTTGGCACCTTAAGCCCGGCTGGGAGGTGGCGCTGAAAACGATCACCTTCCTGCCCCTGGTACTGTTCGGTGTGCTCGGCAATGCCGTCCTGTGCTGTACACTGGTCCAGATACGTGCCCTCCGGACGCCAACGAACCTGCTCATAGCGAACCTAGCCGTCGCCGATCTGGCCACGCTCGTCATCTGTCCGCTGATGTTTATGTTTCACGATTTCTACCAAAACTACGTGCTCGGTGCGATCGGCTGCCGGATGGAGGGTTTCCTGCAAGGTGAGTGGAGGTTTAATACTTACCGCTGGAGAGCGTGAACTACTACTCAGGCTTTCTCACCCAGGTTCCCTTCTCATCACGTCCGTCCTGTGTCTGTGCGCGATCAGCTACGATCGGTTGACGGCGATCGTGTTTCCTAAGCGCTCACGCCTTACCAAGCGCGGTGCGGTTGGGTTGATCGTCGCCTGCTGGGTCGGGGGCTTTCTGCTCGCCCTGCCGCTCAGTCTGTACCGAGCGTACCGGGAGCGCCAGTGGAAGAACTATCTCGAGACGTACTGTGCGGAAAACACGACCTTTCTACCGAGCTACTGGCACGTGCTGATCGGGGCACTCGTTTGGTTTCCGCTGCTGGTAATGTTCTGCTGCTACAGCCTGATCTTCCTCAAGCTGGACCGGTACGAGCGGCGCGTACTGCGCAAGGAGCATCCGATCTCGGTGTCGTACAAGCGGAAGGTAGCGAAAACGCTGTTCATCGTGCTGATCGTGTTCGTGCTGTTGCGCATACCGTTCACGACGCTCGTGTTTGTGCGCTACAATCGCTACCTGAACGACAATCAGAATCAGGTTAGTTGAGGGTGCACCGGAGCACCGGAGCGTTTTAACAGTCTTTTTATTTGCTGCGCACTTTCAACAGATTGGCAACGACTTTCTCATCCTCTGGTACGTTTCGCACTATCTCATGTACCTAAACGCTGCCCTTAATCCGCTCATCTACGGCC
This genomic interval from Anopheles merus strain MAF chromosome 3L, AmerM5.1, whole genome shotgun sequence contains the following:
- the LOC121599962 gene encoding neuropeptide FF receptor 2-like isoform X1; protein product: MYQLIVEVIAKLNVLINYTDEYPSMDFTVYDYPREIWHLKPGWEVALKTITFLPLVLFGVLGNAVLCCTLVQIRALRTPTNLLIANLAVADLATLVICPLMFMFHDFYQNYVLGAIGCRMEGFLQGSLLITSVLCLCAISYDRLTAIVFPKRSRLTKRGAVGLIVACWVGGFLLALPLSLYRAYRERQWKNYLETYCAENTTFLPSYWHVLIGALVWFPLLVMFCCYSLIFLKLDRYERRVLRKEHPISVSYKRKVAKTLFIVLIVFVLLRIPFTTLVFVRYNRYLNDNQNQIGNDFLILWYVSHYLMYLNAALNPLIYGLTNENFRKAFHKISLSRLLCIPALASRGRSSAGKHPKHARNGKRTMGKLDPALGIATIGGRLQPRAPCGTNDKMANLSGWVLCPAGHGGPDSQPTSPSKDTKTSHLKLTTDTFGGGDSETPRNTTLVSDGFM
- the LOC121599962 gene encoding neuropeptide FF receptor 2-like isoform X2, translated to MDFTVYDYPREIWHLKPGWEVALKTITFLPLVLFGVLGNAVLCCTLVQIRALRTPTNLLIANLAVADLATLVICPLMFMFHDFYQNYVLGAIGCRMEGFLQGSLLITSVLCLCAISYDRLTAIVFPKRSRLTKRGAVGLIVACWVGGFLLALPLSLYRAYRERQWKNYLETYCAENTTFLPSYWHVLIGALVWFPLLVMFCCYSLIFLKLDRYERRVLRKEHPISVSYKRKVAKTLFIVLIVFVLLRIPFTTLVFVRYNRYLNDNQNQIGNDFLILWYVSHYLMYLNAALNPLIYGLTNENFRKAFHKISLSRLLCIPALASRGRSSAGKHPKHARNGKRTMGKLDPALGIATIGGRLQPRAPCGTNDKMANLSGWVLCPAGHGGPDSQPTSPSKDTKTSHLKLTTDTFGGGDSETPRNTTLVSDGFM